One window from the genome of Pseudomonas frederiksbergensis encodes:
- the rpe gene encoding ribulose-phosphate 3-epimerase, translating into MQPFAIAPSILSADFARLGEEVDNVLAAGADIVHFDVMDNHYVPNLTIGPMVCAALRKYGITAPIDAHLMVSPVDRIVGDFIEAGATYITFHPEATLHVDRSLQLIREGGCKAGLVFNPATPLDVLKYVMDKVDMVLLMSVNPGFGGQKFIPGTLDKLREARALIDASGRDIRLEIDGGVNVNNIREIAAAGADTFVAGSAIFNAPNYAEVIEKMRSELALARP; encoded by the coding sequence ATGCAGCCCTTCGCTATTGCTCCGTCGATTCTCTCCGCCGACTTCGCCCGCCTGGGCGAGGAAGTGGACAACGTTCTGGCCGCCGGGGCCGACATCGTGCACTTCGATGTCATGGACAACCACTACGTGCCCAACCTGACCATCGGCCCGATGGTCTGCGCGGCGCTGCGCAAATACGGCATCACCGCGCCGATCGATGCGCACCTGATGGTCAGCCCGGTGGATCGCATCGTTGGCGATTTCATCGAGGCTGGCGCGACCTACATCACCTTCCACCCGGAAGCTACGCTGCATGTCGACCGTTCCCTGCAGTTGATCCGCGAAGGCGGTTGCAAGGCCGGCCTGGTATTCAACCCGGCCACGCCCCTGGACGTGCTCAAGTACGTGATGGACAAGGTCGACATGGTCCTGCTGATGAGCGTCAACCCTGGCTTCGGCGGGCAGAAGTTCATCCCGGGCACCCTCGACAAGCTGCGCGAAGCCCGTGCGCTGATCGATGCCTCGGGCCGCGACATCCGCCTGGAAATCGACGGTGGCGTGAATGTGAACAATATTCGTGAAATCGCCGCGGCCGGCGCCGACACCTTTGTCGCCGGTTCTGCGATCTTCAATGCGCCGAACTATGCAGAAGTGATTGAAAAGATGCGTTCTGAACTGGCCCTGGCCCGTCCATGA